The following proteins are encoded in a genomic region of Triticum dicoccoides isolate Atlit2015 ecotype Zavitan chromosome 1B, WEW_v2.0, whole genome shotgun sequence:
- the LOC119302946 gene encoding uncharacterized protein LOC119302946: MSVAQIVSWLNSRSLDNLEELHIFFPILCRAAPTPLLTSVLRFASTLVVASVGYCNVSDEIAPSLNFPILKHLTLRHVNISVDAFHGVLSACHVLETLFLAENVYNGSLHISSRNLRSICFSICYMGTNELVIEDTPHLERLLCSCLDIETIRVNRAPKLEILGPLSPLISNIQIANLVFQGLVPTSFNNSMCTVKVLALQFSCADLNAVLDVLRFFPCLENLYVMWNKYLNTEMNNVRHYDLIDPIKCLETHLKTLVLKNYKGDKQDVTFAKFFVLNAKVLNEIKFGVSVKFDEKWVADQHRLLGVENEASPDLEFKHCPYYLNRHSDTHDLSIADPFNNSFLAEDDASQ; this comes from the exons ATGAGTGTTGCTCAGATCGTGAGCTGGTTAAACTCTAGGAGCCTCGACAACCTTGAGGAGCTCCATATCTTCTTTCCGATCTTGTGTCGAGCAGCTCCGACCCCCCTGCTCACATCCGTGCTCCGCTTCGCATCAACTCTCGTCGTGGCCTCTGTTGGCTACTGCAATGTTTCAGATGAGATCGCTCCTTCATTGAATTTCCCCATCCTCAAGCATCTCACCCTGCGTCACGTTAACATCTCCGTGGATGCATTCCATGGTGTTCTCTCCGCCTGCCATGTGTTGGAGACCCTATTTCTGGCTGAAAATGTTTACAATGGCTCCCTCCACATTAGCTCACGAAATCTTAGGAGCATCTGCTTCAGTATTTGTTATATGGGCACAAACGAATTGGTTATTGAGGACACCCCTCACCTTGAAAGGCTGCTTTGTTCATGCTTGGACATCGAGACTATCCGGGTAAATAGGGCACCTAAACTGGAGATATTGGGCCCTCTGTCACCGCTCATCTCCAATATTCAGATTGCAAACCTAGTCTTTCAG GGGTTGGTTCCAACCAGCTTCAACAATTCGATGTGCACAGTGAAGGTTCTGGCTCTCCAGTTTTCTTGCGCTGATTTGAATGCGGTTCTTGACGTCCTCAGGTTCTTCCCCTGCTTGGAAAATCTTTATGTTATG TGGAACAAATACTTAAACACAGAGATGAACAATGTGCGTCATTATGACCTAATAGATCCAATCAAATGCCTTGAGACCCATCTCAAAACACTAGTGTTGAAGAATTACAAAGGTGACAAGCAAGATGTTACCTTTGCCAAGTTCTTTGTTCTGAATGCGAAGGTGCTAAATGAGATCAAATTTGGCGTGAGTGTGAAGTTCGACGAGAAATGGGTGGCTGATCAACACAGGCTGCTAGGAGTGGAAAATGAAGCTTCTCCAGACCTCGAGTTTAAACATTGTCCGTACTATTTGAATCGCCATTCAGATACCCATGACTTGTCAATTGCTGATCCCTTCAACAACTCTTTTCTAGCTGAAGATGATGCCTCCCAGTGA